From Salinirubellus salinus, the proteins below share one genomic window:
- a CDS encoding S1C family serine protease yields the protein MSTEHPYERLYRETIPSVVSVYVTPDDRSQWGGSGSGFVYDETHLVTNEHVVGDADEVDLRFSEGDWRVGRVVGTDPYTDLAVLAVEGLPDYARPLPLADANPAPGVPVAALGNPMGLDGSISAGIVSGASRSMPTGNGFTMPDTVQTDAPINPGNSGGPLVTTDGAVVGVNRAKTGDNIGFAVSAEVVRRVVPDLIAEGRVAHSYLRVRTLDVSPTVAEANGLGETGGVLVVEVSRGPASGLLRGCRDTRRVRGRDVPVGGDVITAIDGAPVDSHEALMRHLLVETRPGESVTVDLVRNGRERTETVTLAERPAAPKRRERRRWGRRQAPGPRPPRPPRDGRERHEREREGHDGDGGHDIPVN from the coding sequence ATGAGTACGGAACACCCCTACGAACGGCTGTACCGCGAGACCATCCCCTCCGTGGTCTCCGTCTACGTCACGCCCGACGACCGGAGCCAGTGGGGTGGCTCCGGGTCGGGGTTCGTCTACGACGAGACCCACCTGGTGACGAACGAACACGTGGTCGGCGACGCCGACGAGGTCGACCTGCGTTTCAGCGAGGGCGACTGGCGCGTCGGGCGCGTCGTCGGCACCGACCCCTACACCGACCTCGCCGTCCTCGCCGTCGAGGGGCTGCCCGACTACGCGAGGCCCCTCCCGCTCGCGGACGCGAACCCCGCACCCGGCGTCCCCGTGGCGGCGCTCGGGAACCCGATGGGGCTGGATGGCTCCATCTCGGCCGGCATCGTCAGCGGTGCCTCCCGCTCGATGCCGACGGGCAACGGGTTCACGATGCCCGACACCGTCCAGACCGACGCTCCCATCAACCCCGGGAACTCCGGCGGCCCCCTCGTGACCACCGACGGCGCGGTGGTCGGCGTCAACCGTGCGAAGACCGGTGACAACATCGGGTTCGCCGTCTCCGCCGAGGTGGTCCGTCGGGTCGTCCCCGACCTGATCGCCGAGGGGCGCGTGGCCCACTCCTACCTCCGGGTGCGCACCCTCGACGTCTCGCCCACCGTCGCCGAGGCGAACGGCCTCGGGGAGACGGGTGGCGTCCTCGTCGTCGAGGTGTCGCGCGGCCCCGCGAGCGGCCTCCTCCGTGGCTGTCGGGACACGCGTCGGGTCCGGGGCCGGGACGTGCCCGTCGGTGGTGACGTCATCACCGCCATCGACGGCGCACCGGTGGACTCGCACGAGGCGCTGATGCGCCACCTGCTCGTCGAGACCCGCCCCGGCGAGTCGGTGACGGTCGACCTCGTCCGGAACGGGCGCGAGCGGACCGAGACGGTGACGCTGGCCGAACGGCCGGCCGCCCCGAAGCGGCGCGAGCGGCGGCGCTGGGGCCGCCGACAGGCTCCGGGTCCACGTCCCCCGCGGCCACCCCGTGACGGACGAGAGCGCCACGAGCGAGAGCGGGAAGGTCACGACGGTGATGGGGGCCACGACATCCCGGTGAACTGA
- a CDS encoding ABC transporter permease — MSRAGRIRSETVAASRAFLRRRTAVFFTFFFPVIIILIFGALVQTQPTGGGVFAEPAAYYVPGYLAVVVLFTPLSRVGSEVARHREGARFEKLATTPLSRAEWLFAQTLVNVGIIGLAAVLIFGLVVGVTGADIAVSAATVLVVPFVLLGVALFCGFGAVIGSLADSQDGVIAASNGIALPLLFLSETFVSPGLLPEWLPLWLSPLTYFARGVRAVTYAGAPPDPFGLGPVGNLAALGVLAVAFFAVGSVALPRTD, encoded by the coding sequence ATGAGCCGCGCAGGGCGCATCCGCTCGGAGACCGTCGCGGCGTCGAGGGCCTTCCTCCGCCGCCGGACGGCGGTGTTCTTCACGTTCTTCTTCCCGGTCATCATCATCCTCATCTTCGGCGCGCTGGTCCAGACCCAGCCGACCGGCGGGGGCGTGTTCGCCGAACCCGCGGCGTACTACGTCCCCGGCTACCTCGCCGTCGTGGTGCTGTTCACCCCGCTCTCGCGCGTGGGGAGCGAGGTGGCGCGCCACCGAGAGGGTGCGCGTTTCGAGAAACTGGCGACCACGCCGCTCTCGCGGGCCGAGTGGCTGTTCGCCCAGACGCTCGTGAACGTCGGCATCATCGGTCTCGCCGCGGTGCTCATCTTCGGGCTGGTCGTGGGCGTGACGGGGGCCGACATCGCGGTGTCCGCCGCGACGGTGCTCGTCGTCCCCTTCGTCCTGCTCGGCGTGGCGCTGTTCTGTGGGTTCGGCGCCGTCATCGGCAGCCTCGCGGACTCGCAGGACGGCGTCATCGCCGCGTCCAACGGTATCGCGCTGCCGCTGTTGTTCCTCTCGGAGACGTTCGTCTCGCCGGGGCTCCTGCCGGAGTGGCTCCCGCTCTGGCTCTCGCCGCTCACCTACTTCGCCCGTGGCGTGCGAGCGGTGACCTACGCGGGGGCGCCGCCGGACCCGTTCGGGCTCGGTCCGGTCGGGAACCTCGCGGCGCTGGGGGTGCTCGCGGTGGCGTTCTTCGCCGTGGGGTCGGTGGCGCTCCCGCGGACGGACTGA
- a CDS encoding ABC transporter ATP-binding protein → MTDAIVAEDVRRVYGDTVALDGVSLTVAEGAVYGLIGPNGAGKTTLVRALTGTTDAEGRVSVFGTAPREVDPERIGLLPQEFSPAERLTARELVDYYGGLYDHARETDAVLADVGLVDDDDTWYENLSGGQKRRTCVATALVNDPDLLLLDEPTTGIDPTGRRSLWALVERLASEGTTVLLTTHYMAEAEHLCDRVGLLADGRLVAEGTPAELVAEYGGDSFLDVESSDPTATAALEDAGYRLAPERDLAVEGIEAREVSAVAETLDAAGVEYGALAWRQPDLEDVYLSLTGRAVGAGGTAVERGGDEVEERAVADGGAR, encoded by the coding sequence ATGACCGACGCCATCGTCGCCGAGGACGTCCGCCGGGTCTACGGCGACACCGTGGCACTCGACGGCGTCTCGCTGACGGTCGCCGAGGGGGCGGTGTACGGCCTCATCGGCCCGAACGGGGCGGGAAAGACCACGCTCGTCCGGGCGCTGACCGGGACCACCGACGCCGAGGGGCGCGTCTCCGTCTTCGGCACGGCCCCGCGCGAGGTCGACCCCGAGCGGATCGGCCTGCTCCCACAGGAGTTCTCGCCCGCCGAGCGACTCACCGCGCGCGAACTCGTCGACTACTACGGCGGTCTCTACGACCACGCCCGTGAGACCGACGCCGTCCTCGCGGACGTGGGGCTCGTCGACGACGACGACACGTGGTACGAGAACCTCTCGGGCGGGCAGAAGCGCCGGACCTGTGTGGCGACGGCACTCGTGAACGACCCGGACCTCCTGTTGCTGGACGAGCCCACGACCGGTATCGACCCGACCGGTCGCCGGTCGCTCTGGGCGCTCGTCGAGCGACTCGCCAGCGAGGGGACGACCGTCCTCCTCACCACGCACTACATGGCCGAGGCCGAGCACCTCTGCGACCGGGTCGGCCTGCTGGCCGACGGCCGCCTCGTCGCCGAGGGGACCCCTGCCGAACTCGTCGCCGAGTACGGCGGCGACTCGTTCCTCGACGTGGAGTCGAGCGACCCCACCGCCACCGCGGCGCTCGAGGACGCCGGCTACCGGCTCGCACCCGAGCGTGACCTCGCCGTCGAGGGGATCGAGGCCCGCGAGGTGAGTGCCGTCGCCGAGACGCTGGACGCGGCCGGTGTCGAGTACGGCGCGCTCGCGTGGCGCCAGCCGGACCTCGAGGACGTCTACCTCTCGCTGACCGGACGGGCCGTGGGCGCGGGCGGGACCGCCGTCGAGCGTGGCGGCGACGAGGTCGAGGAGCGTGCCGTCGCCGACGGAGGTGCCCGATGA
- a CDS encoding DUF5787 family protein: MSGAPDPEPEFTFELRVCRWAEQHWEPRRPDSRVLVARQLGVKRRRWDTIVLECDPAGLERRSLFGTERLNSDLRHVVQHAPREWTYYRDALPDPGYPWRYVREAVHDAAARGVVEERKDGRRIELRRKWRYPEWVRRVVAIENKPDLDASAARVLGDQLERDVALSLADEVWVAARTTGRSVEPALLERLPVEVGILAFPGPDEGRAPEVAWHPNSLDSAAPGTRILERPDGGAHDQSAARFEYADPEWKREKRLGIAERAYERGWRSYVDTMRPDCRHFELRDPVGPLPWCAAKGCHPTDRECSGSCPDFSPEPPAWRTRGWPIEGGPGKGVKALLDRQRQRRRE; the protein is encoded by the coding sequence GTGAGCGGCGCGCCCGACCCCGAACCGGAGTTCACCTTCGAGCTCCGGGTGTGTCGCTGGGCCGAGCAGCACTGGGAGCCCCGGCGCCCCGACAGCCGGGTCCTCGTCGCCCGTCAGCTGGGCGTCAAGCGCCGACGCTGGGACACCATCGTCCTCGAGTGTGACCCCGCCGGCCTCGAGCGCCGGTCCCTGTTCGGCACCGAGCGCCTGAACTCGGACCTCAGGCACGTCGTCCAGCACGCCCCGCGCGAGTGGACGTACTACCGCGACGCGCTCCCGGACCCCGGCTACCCGTGGCGCTACGTCCGCGAGGCGGTCCACGACGCCGCCGCGCGTGGTGTCGTGGAGGAGCGGAAGGACGGCCGGCGCATCGAACTCCGGCGGAAGTGGCGCTACCCCGAGTGGGTCCGTCGCGTGGTCGCCATCGAGAACAAGCCGGACCTCGACGCCTCGGCGGCACGGGTCCTCGGCGACCAGCTCGAACGGGACGTGGCGCTCTCGCTCGCCGACGAGGTGTGGGTCGCGGCGCGGACGACCGGGCGTTCCGTCGAGCCCGCACTCCTCGAACGCCTCCCGGTCGAGGTTGGCATCCTCGCGTTCCCCGGTCCCGACGAGGGCCGGGCACCCGAGGTGGCGTGGCACCCGAACTCCCTCGACAGCGCGGCCCCCGGCACCCGCATCCTCGAACGCCCCGACGGCGGAGCGCACGACCAGTCGGCGGCTCGGTTCGAGTACGCCGACCCCGAGTGGAAACGCGAGAAGCGCCTCGGTATCGCCGAGCGGGCTTACGAGCGTGGCTGGCGCTCGTACGTCGACACGATGCGCCCTGACTGTCGGCACTTCGAGTTGCGCGACCCTGTCGGCCCGCTCCCGTGGTGTGCGGCGAAGGGCTGTCACCCGACCGACCGGGAGTGTTCGGGGTCGTGTCCCGACTTCTCGCCGGAACCGCCGGCGTGGCGGACGCGGGGCTGGCCCATCGAGGGCGGGCCGGGGAAGGGGGTGAAGGCGTTGCTCGACAGGCAGCGGCAGCGCCGGCGCGAGTGA
- a CDS encoding bis(5'-nucleosyl)-tetraphosphatase, with protein MIEATSAGAILFRDTRGRREYLLLKSRPGDWEFPKGGIEGEEELQQTAIREVKEEAGINDFRLIDGFREDYDYVFEANGKTIHKTVHLFIAKSFEASAELSKEHRDLQWRDYEQAINTITQDGPRDILRDAHVFLDEVLAEEDDEDDEDDEPEAETVDDEE; from the coding sequence ATGATAGAGGCCACGAGCGCGGGAGCCATCCTCTTTCGCGACACGCGTGGCCGGCGGGAGTACCTGCTGCTCAAGAGTCGCCCCGGGGACTGGGAGTTCCCGAAGGGCGGCATCGAGGGCGAGGAGGAACTCCAACAGACCGCCATACGCGAGGTGAAAGAGGAGGCCGGGATCAACGACTTCCGGCTCATCGACGGCTTCCGCGAGGACTACGACTACGTGTTCGAGGCGAACGGGAAGACCATCCACAAGACGGTCCACCTGTTCATCGCCAAATCGTTCGAGGCGAGCGCCGAACTCTCCAAGGAGCACCGCGACCTGCAGTGGCGCGACTACGAGCAGGCCATCAACACCATCACACAGGACGGTCCCCGCGACATCCTGCGCGACGCGCACGTCTTCCTCGACGAGGTGCTGGCCGAGGAGGACGACGAGGACGACGAGGACGACGAACCCGAGGCCGAGACGGTCGACGACGAGGAGTGA
- a CDS encoding MFS transporter gives MVLGVDNRVLALATARMADALGNSFLIIVLPLYIASGQITLEGIVGGELLGFVLTEEFLIGLVLSLFGFLNSFGQPFTGRLSDRTSKRKVYILSGLVVFGVASAAYPFVSSYWAILLVRAFQGIGAALTVPVTVALVNDYATSNQERGGNFGVFNTFRLIGFGFGPIVAGAVVTGGFGNERVVTYDVLGTMVSGFDAAFSIAVLGAVVSFGLVSLLVTDPEDLEAEAGDDLAIAVRSRDGSGLDPVFVLGVATLFMALTIALYATLQADINSRLGQGSTLFGLQFSAVVIANVFFQVPIGRLSDEYGRRPFLLAGFVILVPSVFLQGIVLDPWLMLGARFLQGVGVACVFAPALALAGDLAGKGQSGTQLSVLTMAFGLGVALGPLASGFLVSFGFVTPFAFGAGLGVVALVLVFTQVEETIDTGAAPASDPAPQD, from the coding sequence ATGGTTCTGGGCGTAGACAACCGTGTCCTCGCGTTGGCGACGGCGCGGATGGCCGACGCGCTGGGCAACTCCTTCCTCATCATCGTCCTGCCGCTCTACATCGCGAGCGGGCAGATCACGCTGGAGGGGATCGTCGGCGGGGAACTGCTCGGGTTCGTGCTGACCGAGGAGTTCCTCATCGGACTCGTCCTCTCGCTGTTCGGCTTCCTCAACTCCTTCGGCCAGCCGTTCACCGGCCGACTCTCCGACCGCACCAGCAAGCGCAAGGTGTACATCCTGAGCGGGCTGGTCGTCTTCGGCGTCGCCAGCGCCGCCTACCCGTTCGTCTCCTCGTACTGGGCCATACTGCTCGTCCGGGCGTTCCAGGGCATCGGCGCGGCGCTGACCGTCCCAGTCACGGTCGCGCTGGTCAACGACTACGCCACCTCCAATCAGGAGCGCGGGGGCAACTTCGGCGTGTTCAACACGTTCCGGCTCATCGGCTTCGGCTTCGGACCCATCGTCGCCGGCGCCGTCGTCACCGGTGGGTTCGGCAACGAGCGGGTCGTCACCTACGACGTGCTCGGGACGATGGTCTCGGGGTTCGACGCGGCGTTCTCCATCGCCGTCCTCGGCGCCGTCGTGAGTTTCGGGCTGGTGAGCCTGCTCGTGACCGACCCCGAGGACCTGGAGGCCGAGGCGGGCGACGACCTCGCTATCGCCGTCCGGAGCCGCGACGGCTCCGGTCTCGACCCTGTGTTCGTCCTCGGCGTCGCGACGCTGTTCATGGCGCTCACCATCGCGCTCTACGCCACCCTGCAGGCGGACATCAACAGCCGGCTCGGTCAGGGCTCGACGCTGTTCGGCCTCCAGTTCTCCGCGGTCGTCATCGCCAACGTGTTCTTCCAGGTCCCCATCGGTCGGCTCTCCGACGAGTACGGCCGCCGGCCGTTCCTCCTCGCGGGGTTCGTGATACTCGTGCCGTCGGTGTTCCTCCAGGGCATCGTCCTCGACCCGTGGCTGATGCTCGGGGCGCGCTTCCTCCAGGGGGTCGGCGTGGCGTGCGTGTTCGCGCCCGCACTCGCCCTCGCGGGCGACCTCGCCGGGAAGGGCCAGTCTGGCACCCAGCTGTCGGTGCTGACGATGGCGTTCGGGCTGGGCGTGGCCCTCGGCCCGCTGGCGTCCGGGTTCCTCGTCTCGTTCGGCTTCGTCACCCCGTTCGCGTTCGGGGCGGGGCTCGGCGTCGTGGCGCTCGTGCTGGTGTTCACGCAGGTGGAGGAGACCATCGACACCGGAGCGGCCCCGGCCAGCGACCCGGCGCCGCAGGACTGA
- a CDS encoding PUA domain-containing protein: MSTDDVDRLRTVADYQFGVGAGRALFAPPVTVRHTSSGRPEQVLVDDDGVDGERLVSYGVDGRFTLGAEGGRRLHAALPRAPPAYRVFVGDDSEPFVREGRNAFAKFVVEADPAIRPGDEVLVVHERAREREGTDDGDLLAVGRAELPASAMLEFETGMAVKVREGIDRSD, translated from the coding sequence ATGAGCACGGACGACGTCGACCGGCTGCGGACCGTCGCCGACTACCAGTTCGGCGTCGGTGCCGGCCGGGCACTGTTCGCCCCGCCGGTCACGGTCCGACACACCTCCTCCGGGCGCCCCGAACAGGTCCTCGTCGACGACGACGGCGTGGACGGCGAGCGACTCGTCTCCTACGGCGTCGACGGCCGGTTCACGCTGGGCGCCGAGGGGGGCCGCCGCCTCCACGCCGCGCTCCCCCGCGCCCCGCCCGCCTATCGCGTCTTCGTCGGCGACGACTCCGAGCCGTTCGTCCGCGAGGGGCGCAACGCCTTCGCCAAGTTCGTCGTCGAGGCCGACCCCGCGATACGGCCGGGCGACGAGGTGCTGGTGGTCCACGAGCGCGCCCGCGAGCGCGAGGGGACCGACGACGGGGACCTGCTTGCCGTCGGGCGGGCGGAACTGCCCGCGAGCGCGATGCTTGAGTTCGAGACGGGGATGGCGGTGAAGGTGCGCGAGGGTATCGACCGGTCCGACTGA
- a CDS encoding nascent polypeptide-associated complex protein produces MFGGGGGLNPRKMKQMMQQMGIDLDDIDAEEVIIRTADEELYFDDAQVQRMDAQGQQTYQVVGSPETRPRSDTGGADAAADADAADAADEEATGADIPQSDVEIVAGRTGASEAEAREALVETDGDLAAAVERLE; encoded by the coding sequence ATGTTCGGAGGAGGCGGCGGGCTCAACCCGCGCAAGATGAAGCAGATGATGCAGCAGATGGGTATCGACCTCGACGACATCGACGCGGAGGAGGTCATCATCCGCACGGCCGACGAGGAGCTCTATTTCGACGACGCGCAGGTCCAGCGGATGGACGCGCAGGGCCAGCAGACCTACCAGGTCGTCGGGTCCCCCGAGACTCGGCCCCGCTCGGACACCGGTGGCGCGGACGCCGCTGCGGACGCCGACGCGGCCGACGCAGCCGACGAGGAGGCGACCGGCGCGGACATCCCGCAGTCGGACGTCGAGATCGTCGCGGGCCGGACGGGCGCGAGCGAGGCCGAGGCTCGCGAGGCGCTCGTCGAGACGGACGGCGACCTCGCGGCCGCCGTCGAGCGACTGGAGTGA
- a CDS encoding methyltransferase domain-containing protein: protein MLAVHEDREFLLSPGEEKGTDLGVLEVPADAEPGDVVETHLGEPFTLRALRGPDLFDHMDRTGAPMMPRDIGLVMGHTGVSRDDRVLDAGTGTGVLSVYMGRAGASVTTYETDPEFAEVARENVSMAGVADRVAVRTGDLTEHLDELAAGEGFDVLTLDTRDAPEVVARARDLLVPGGYVAVYTPFVEGTREAALAAHEAGLREVETLETIQRRMDFDDRGSRPSTAGVGHTGYLTFARRGPHA, encoded by the coding sequence CTGCTGGCCGTCCACGAGGACCGCGAGTTCCTGCTCTCGCCCGGCGAGGAGAAGGGGACGGACCTCGGCGTGCTCGAGGTACCTGCGGACGCCGAACCGGGCGACGTCGTCGAGACCCACCTCGGCGAACCGTTCACCCTGCGCGCGCTCCGTGGCCCCGACCTGTTCGACCACATGGACCGCACGGGCGCGCCGATGATGCCACGGGACATCGGCCTCGTGATGGGGCACACGGGCGTCTCTCGGGACGACCGCGTCCTCGACGCCGGCACCGGGACGGGCGTCCTCTCGGTATACATGGGCCGTGCGGGCGCGTCGGTCACGACCTACGAGACGGACCCCGAGTTCGCGGAGGTGGCGCGCGAGAACGTGTCGATGGCCGGGGTGGCCGACCGCGTGGCGGTCCGGACCGGCGACCTGACCGAGCACCTCGACGAACTCGCGGCCGGCGAGGGATTCGACGTGCTCACGCTCGACACGCGCGACGCCCCCGAGGTGGTCGCGCGCGCACGGGACCTGCTGGTGCCGGGCGGCTACGTCGCCGTCTACACCCCGTTCGTCGAGGGGACGCGTGAGGCCGCCCTCGCCGCCCACGAGGCCGGCCTGCGGGAGGTCGAGACGCTGGAGACCATCCAGCGCCGGATGGACTTCGACGACCGCGGCTCCCGCCCGTCGACGGCCGGCGTCGGGCACACGGGGTACCTGACGTTCGCCCGGCGCGGGCCGCACGCGTAG
- a CDS encoding response regulator — MVGGVSQGDAEGGPTARPTVLHVDDDPVVRDLTVELLQQAGFVVASVSNPDSVPARVDAGGVDAVVSDYEMPEMDGDALFEQVRQIAPTLPFVMFTGRDRDAMPTAFESAGRTWFVRKRGQRGFERLADAVGEAVEVSVAGPTVAGAER, encoded by the coding sequence ATGGTAGGGGGTGTCTCGCAAGGGGATGCCGAGGGGGGACCGACCGCGCGCCCGACGGTGTTACACGTCGACGACGACCCGGTGGTGCGCGACCTGACCGTCGAACTGCTCCAGCAGGCGGGGTTCGTGGTGGCCTCGGTGTCGAACCCGGACTCGGTGCCAGCCCGCGTCGACGCGGGCGGGGTCGACGCCGTCGTCTCCGACTACGAGATGCCCGAGATGGACGGTGACGCACTGTTCGAGCAGGTCCGCCAGATCGCGCCGACGCTCCCGTTCGTCATGTTCACGGGCCGCGACCGGGACGCGATGCCGACGGCGTTCGAGTCGGCCGGCCGGACGTGGTTCGTCCGCAAGCGGGGGCAGCGTGGGTTCGAGCGACTCGCAGACGCCGTGGGCGAGGCCGTCGAGGTGTCCGTCGCCGGTCCGACGGTCGCCGGCGCCGAGCGGTGA
- the purH gene encoding bifunctional phosphoribosylaminoimidazolecarboxamide formyltransferase/IMP cyclohydrolase translates to MQLAGMASNRGRNLMHIADRAPGGVEFSVVLSNTEGAPVLEAASERGIPTEVVVRGDDESREDHEERVRARLAEYDFDLVTMDGYMRILTEGFLDAMPTILNVHPSLLPSFPGHDAHEQVLASGVRLSGCTVHVVDETVDGGPIVTQEPIPVFEGDDADSLKERVLYEGEFTAYPRAVRWFAEDRVTVEDGEVHVEGDTDGEFPARRVVSNDHGATLRYGENPHQDAALYTDASCTEASVVHADQLNEGAKGLSYNNYNDADGALDLIKEFDDPAAAVIKHTNPAGCATADSLAEAYDHALSTDPMSAFGGIVALNRECDAATAERITDSFKEVVVAPGYTDSALDVLFEKENLRVLRVGDLSERSEPLVEKPLTGGRLVQERDLQPVTADDLEFVTDREPTDEEVESMLFAWKVIKHVKSNAILFTDGTETVGVGMGQVSRVDAVRLAAMKAEEHAEGKDSEGAVMASDAFFPFPDGIEEAAKAGITAVVQPGGSVNDEDVVEAANEHGMAMAFTGQRAFRHD, encoded by the coding sequence ATGCAACTCGCCGGTATGGCCTCGAACCGCGGCCGGAACCTGATGCACATCGCGGACCGCGCGCCGGGTGGCGTGGAGTTCTCGGTGGTGCTCTCGAACACGGAGGGCGCGCCCGTCCTCGAAGCCGCCTCCGAGCGCGGCATCCCCACCGAAGTCGTCGTCCGCGGCGACGACGAGTCCCGCGAGGACCACGAGGAGCGGGTGCGAGCGCGCCTCGCCGAGTACGACTTCGACCTCGTGACGATGGACGGCTACATGCGCATCCTCACCGAGGGGTTCCTCGACGCGATGCCCACCATCCTCAACGTCCACCCGTCGCTGCTCCCCTCCTTCCCGGGGCACGACGCCCACGAGCAGGTGCTGGCGTCGGGCGTGCGCCTCTCCGGGTGTACGGTCCACGTCGTCGACGAGACCGTCGACGGCGGCCCCATCGTGACGCAGGAACCCATCCCGGTCTTCGAGGGTGACGACGCCGACTCGCTCAAGGAGCGCGTACTCTACGAGGGGGAGTTCACCGCGTACCCGCGGGCGGTACGCTGGTTCGCGGAGGACCGGGTCACCGTCGAGGACGGCGAGGTCCACGTCGAGGGGGACACGGACGGGGAGTTCCCAGCCCGGCGCGTCGTCTCGAACGACCACGGCGCGACCCTGCGGTACGGCGAGAACCCCCACCAGGACGCGGCGCTCTACACCGACGCGTCGTGCACCGAGGCGAGCGTGGTCCACGCCGACCAGCTGAACGAGGGTGCCAAGGGGCTCTCGTACAACAACTACAACGACGCCGACGGGGCGCTCGACCTCATCAAGGAGTTCGACGATCCGGCCGCGGCGGTCATCAAGCACACCAACCCGGCCGGCTGTGCCACCGCCGACTCGCTGGCCGAGGCGTACGACCACGCACTCTCGACGGACCCGATGAGCGCGTTCGGCGGCATCGTCGCGCTCAACCGCGAGTGCGACGCCGCCACCGCCGAGCGGATCACCGACTCGTTCAAGGAGGTCGTCGTCGCGCCCGGCTACACCGACAGCGCGCTCGACGTCCTGTTCGAGAAGGAGAACCTCCGTGTGCTCCGGGTCGGCGACCTCTCCGAGCGCTCCGAACCCCTCGTCGAGAAGCCGCTGACCGGCGGGCGACTCGTACAGGAGCGCGACCTCCAGCCGGTCACGGCAGACGACCTCGAGTTCGTGACCGACCGCGAGCCCACCGACGAGGAGGTCGAGTCGATGCTGTTCGCGTGGAAGGTGATCAAGCACGTGAAGTCCAACGCCATCCTGTTCACCGACGGCACCGAGACGGTCGGGGTCGGGATGGGACAGGTCTCGCGCGTCGACGCGGTCCGCCTCGCGGCGATGAAGGCCGAGGAGCACGCCGAGGGCAAGGATAGCGAGGGGGCCGTGATGGCCTCGGACGCGTTCTTCCCGTTCCCGGACGGCATCGAGGAGGCCGCGAAGGCCGGCATCACCGCGGTGGTCCAGCCCGGTGGCTCGGTGAACGACGAGGACGTCGTGGAGGCCGCGAACGAGCACGGGATGGCGATGGCGTTCACCGGGCAGCGTGCCTTCCGGCACGACTGA